One Parashewanella spongiae genomic window, AGCTTGGAGCGTAAGTAAAGTTTTCGCTGTAATATTCTGATATTTACTGGAGTGTTAGCCATATGGCAATTTCACCTCAAAAGTTACGTTAAAAAACGGGTGTAACACTGAGCCCCTTCCCTGATGTGAAGTTATGTTGTCTTCACGGTTAACGGTACTATGGGCTCATCCGACTGCCTGAGCGCCCTATCTGAAATTTCGGTTTACCTTATATTCGGATAGTGCAAGTCACTACCTTCCAACACTCAGGCTCTCCCACGTTCACTTTATTTCCTTCAATACATGCCACTTCATATTACGCCGGAAGATCAAACAGATGCATTTACCAGTTGCTTCTCTGTTTGTGTCAGGGTTCGTCAACTAGGAAAGACTCCCCATCTTCATTTTTTGATTTACGACGCTTAACTGAATTCGCTTGATGCTGCGGCCTACATTGCATCTCAACCTTTATTCAAGGCCTTTGTCACAGGGCTTCATGTCATAGCGGTTACCCATTATGCATGCCCGTCAGATTTCGGGATGAACTGGTAATTATCCCGTCAGGTACGTTTCAACCTGATGGACTTATTATAAATAATAACGTTGCTGTCTCTGGTTTATGGCCATGTAATCGCTTGGCTGCGCATACGTTGAGACAAATCCCGCAACAGAATAAAGCGCTTCGTGGCGCTCCCTAGAAACATCAGTTGACTGCATTATCAAGCGTAGAAAAAATGGCTGATATTAAGACGTAGCTTGCAGCAAGTAGTTATTCTACTTGCAAAAGTTACAACGCAGATAGCAGCCATTTTAGCAAGCTTGTGACCGTAGAGCATTTCACTCATTGGGTGAAAAACATGATAATAAAATCATCCAATTGCTCAAACAGTTACTCATATACTCAGCGTTCAACTCATGTTTTTAGGATAAAGGCTGCAATAAAAACACAAACGGCCCCGGAATTTCCATTCCAGAGCCGTTAAGCGTGACATGAGTCACTAAAAGTTATCAGTAAACTATAGGCTTTCAATAAGCTCAGGAAGCACTTTAAACAAATCAGCTTCTAAGCCATAATCTGCGACTTGAAAAATAGGCGCTTCTGGATCTTTGTTAATTGCCACAATGATTTTAGAATCCTTCATACCCGCTAGGTGCTGAATAGCTCCTGAGATACCAACAGCAATATAGAGATCTGGCGCAACAATTTTGCCTGTCTGACCAACCTGCATATCATTAGGTACAAAACCAGCATCCACAGCGGCACGAGATGCACCAACCGCTGCCCCTAATTTATCCGCAAGTTGTTCGAGCATTACGAAGTTCTCGCCATTACCCATACCGCGTCCACCTGAAACAATTACACCCGCACTAGCGAGTTCAGGACGTTCAGATACGGTCAATTCTTGTGAAACAAACTCTGTGGTCGCAGCTGTCGAGTATGACAAGGTCATTAACTCTGCGCTACCATCGTTAGCAACCGCATCAAATGCACTGCCGCGAACCGTCATTACTTTCTTGTCATCATGACTTTGAACTGTAGCTAACGCATTACCTGCATACACTGGACGAACAAAAGTATCACTGGAAATAACCTCAACGACTTCAGATAACTGTGCAACATCTAACAAGGCAGCGACTCGTGGTAATACATCTTTTCCTGTTGTCGACGCAGCAGCTAATATGTACTCATAATCTGCTGCGATATCTACTAGCACGTTTGAGAGATTTTCAGCAAGTTGGGCTTGGTACTCAGCGGAGTCAACAAATAACACTTTAGTAACGCCTGAAAGCGTTTGCGCTGTACTGGCTACTTTGTCACACTGATGTCCGATAACTAATACATGAGTTTCACCGCCAATAGCTTTTGCTGCTGCAACGGTTTTAGCTGTTTCTGCTTTTAAGGTGTCGTTATCGTGTTCTGCTAATACTAAAATTGCCATTTAGATCACCTTCGCTTCGTTTTGTAGTTTTTGCACTAGCTCTTCAACTGAAGACACCATAACACCAGCTTGACGTGCAGCAGGAGCATTCACTTTCAATACGGTTTGATGCTGTTTAAGAGTGACGCCTAAGTCATCAAGAGTAACAACCTCCAAAGGCTTACGTTTTGACTTCATGATATCTGGCAACTTCGCGTAACGTGGCTCATTTAAACGCAGATCTGAAGTCACTACAGCTGGCATTGGCATCGACAAAGTTTGTAAACCACCGTCAACTTCACGAGTCACTGTAACCTTGTCACCCTCAACTTTCACTTCAGATGCGAATGTTGCCTGAGGCATACCTGTCAATGCTGCCAACATTTGACCAGTTTGGTTATTGTCTCCATCAATAGATTGTTTACCCATTATGACCAAACCAGCTTGCTCTTTGTCTTGCAGTGCTTTCAATATCTTAGCTAACGATAAAGGCACAAGCTCTTCGTTTGCCTCTACTTGAATACCGCGATCTGCACCTAACGCCATTGCTGTTCGGATCTGCTCCTGAACAACTTTAGGGCCAATACTAACGACAACAACTTCTGTGGCCACTCCAGCTTCTTTTAAACGTACAGCTTCTTCTACTGCAATTTCACAAAATGGGTTTATCGCCATTTTTAAGTTTGCAGTGTCTACTTTTGTATTGTCAGCGTTGACCCTGACTTTGACATTGGCATCAACGACGCGTTTGACTGGTACCAAGACTTTCATAGGGCTTCCTTTTAAGGCTTGTGTTGTTCAAATTGCTCACTTGGCAGGAGTGCCAATGGCAGATAGCGAACACTTTAATCCTTGTTGACGTTTACGTCAACTAGCACCTTTTGATAATTACCTTGTTCAGACCAGTAAGGGATTAGCGATTTAGAAAGTACCAACCTTTGTCATGCCAGCGAAGGCTGGTATCCAGTGACTTTTATAGAAAAAAGCAAAGGCACTAGACCGACATACAAAACTGTCGTTATTACATTGCTACGTTGAGACAATTTTGCGTAGTAATTTGGACACATACAAGCTCCCGAAGTGCAAGGTTAAAGGATTCCATTACTAGGTTACAAGTTTTTGAATTATCCCGACAAAAGCACGAAGTGCGTTGAACGCCAGCTTTGTATGGCGGCCGTTAGGGTATATAGTACTTCAAACTTGCGCCTTGTACTGAAATCCTTTAGCTCTTGCTGAGTGGGAAGTTAATTACTGTAATTGGTATAAGAACTCATCGGTATCCTTTCTTCCGCAACTTTCCTAAAGTTTAGCTCTAAACACACAAGCGAAAACTAAAACCCGACAAACGGCATCGATGTAGGGCGAGTCAACCAGTTATCATCTAGGTAGTGACAATGACCATCAATAACATGAACCGCATAAGCATACCGAGATTTCTCACTCATGTTTGCACAACTTCGATGTGGTAGCCGTCCATGCAACAAAACGAGTGATCCTTTTTTAACTTCTAAAGCCAAATCAACCTCAGGAAATTCTTCATTACAAGTTTGTTCCATCACAGATTCATTATTCACTTTTCTGAATCGCTGACGTAAAGGAGAAAAATGCCCCTTATCAGAGATCATTAAACAGCCATTTTTAATGGTGGCATCTTCCAGTGCAACCCAAAAACCAATAACAGATTCTGGTTCAGTGTATAAAAAGGAACCATCTTGATGAGGAACCACTTCACCACCCACTTTCGGAGACTTGAAAATAAACATCGACTGTACCAGTAGAGGTTTTTTTATCCCCAATGCTTTTGATAGCTTAGCTAATGCTGGTTTGCGAGAGAACTGACTAAATATAGGGTCTATATCATGGAGAGCATGGCCCACTTTGTTCAGCTTATGGAATAAATTATTTCTAGAAGTTTTGGCATCAAAGCCTTTTTCGAGAAAAAGACTAATCTTATCCCCTGAATCAAATAAATGCTTATTCTTATTATGCTCTTCATCGTGAATGGTATAAAACACACCTAGATTATCTTGTGATTGCTTATCTACAATACCTTTCATACGCTCAATTAATTGATCGCACTCATCAGAAGCATAAAAGCGTTCAATCACGGCATAACCATGCTCTTTAAAAAAGTTATTTATATCCACATGCTTAGATTCAGGGTGAAACATCATAAATTTAGACATTGTTTATTATCTGCTTTTTTTAAGTACTTATTACTTATATTTGTAACGCTATAAATAAACGAACTCAAGAGATTATATTTTCAACCGTCTTAAAACCATGTTAAATATATAATTAACTTTATTTAACATTAACTAATAACCCTCTAAAAAACACAAATATCACGACGTTAAATTTAATGTTAAAAATAAATAATTATTTACTACTAACTTCCCAACTATCATAAATAACAAATTTAATAAATTAAGAAGTAAAGCCGATGTCAGTAATGGTAGCTAGTACAAGTGAACATTTAAATATACTTTTTTGGGACTCTACCAATAAGTCATTTGGTGAACATACTAAAAACATAAAATATGCAAGACCGCATAATGAATCAAATAAATATTTATATTTTGATTGTGTCGATTCTAACTCAGGAAAACATTGGTTATTCACTTTTGAGTTACTCTGTAAAAATAAAGTAAGTTTCCTTAAAGAGACTTATTTTACTTCTCCATGTGATAGCGCGCGTGAACCTTATAATGCTTATATGCAATTATGGAATAATAGACAGCTTACTTTAGCCGCTAAAAATGGTAAAAAGTTTGTTTCTGGTTTTAACCCATCAAAAAAACCTACTGACATTCTTAAACAAATAAAAGAGTCCTCAACTTTCAAAGATGCACCTCTTCCCCGAGACCTTCACGTTTCTGGCATGAATCTAGTACAGGAAAGCGAAAAAAATGCTGATGATAATGAATTTGGCATCATTAATACAACTGAGTCTGAATCACTTTTACCTCAAGCAGCAAATCACACCACGCCGATAACAAAAATAGTTACTGATAAAGTAACGGATAATACCATTCCCTTAGCAACACATGACGATATAGATAACCTTACTCGCAAGCTTTCCACTCAGGTTGAAGAGCATGGATTTAATGTTGAAGTCGGTGATAAAGTGCATAGTAAGAAACTTCTGTTATTTTTAAAAACAGAACAAAAAAGAGTCACTTCATCAAGGAAAGGCGTTGTATTGAAGCCTGTTTATATCACTCATCGCGGTCACTTTGATAGTAATCATTCCGTATTAGCTGTAATTTCACCTGAGCAGACTACTATCATTGAGCCTAAGCGTTTTTACTGGTATAGAAAAGTACCTACTATTAGAATGGGTTTCCAGCCCATCTTTAATACCACCATATGTGTGCATTCGAGTGCTTATACGCTGTCTAAACTCGTAAATAGATTCAAAACAGATGCTCAGTGTTATAAAACTAAGGCATTGTTAAATCAGACTATCAGAGAGATTAAAGAGAATGAAAGGCCAACAAAAGATACTCTGACACATTTTTTCGATTAAAACCGAGAGTTGACTGAATTGGGACTAATAATTTGTGAGTAAAACCATCGAAGTTTGAGTGTCTTTAAGGTTTGAGGAAGGTAGCAGAAAAAGAATTGGGAAGTTCAACACCCTCTAATGACTTTAACTAAGGAAAGTTGCGGAAGAAAGTATATCAATGAGTTCTCGTCACTCCAGCGCAGGCTGGAAACGAAGTAACGACAGTTTTGTATGTCGGTAGTTAGTGCCTTTGTTTTTTCTATAAAAGTCACTGGATACCAGCCTTCGCTGGTATGACAATGATTGGTACTTTCTAAATCGCTAGATCCCTAAGATGATGAGCTTCAACAACATGAAGCTCAATTAAATCTATTTCAACTTAAATTACCCAACAGACTTAGGGTTTGAGCCGTATTCATTATCTTCATGGCTATCTTGCACATAGAAAATTAATAGCACAATCCAACCAATGATTGGGATAAGCCCAAGCAATTGCCACCAGCCGGAACGCCCAGTATCATGTAAACGACGAGCAGCCACGGCTATTGAAGGCAATAGCAAACCCAAACTAAAAACTATACTTAATATTGTAGAACCTAAAATTGAGTCGACGATCCCAATAACGACATAAAGCACTACGTACACTAAAGCATACATCCAGTATTCTTGACGACGCGCACGCCCTGTAAAGTCAGCGTACTTTTTTAAACATCCGATAAAATGATCCAAAATTGCTCCTTGCAAATAATTTATTCCATTCTTTTATATCAAATATTTTTATTTGTTAGAACAATAAAATACAATTTCCGTTACATTTAACCAACAAACTTCAAGTTACCGGTTTTTCCGACACCCACAATTTAATCACGCCTTTCACTACAATTACATTATCTTTATCATAAGCCGTTACATAAACAAGCAAGTCGCCAGCTTGCCAAGCATCGCGTACTTCAGCTACACAACGAATATCAGTCCCTGCTTTGGCAGTGTAATCTAAAGACATGCCTTTAGGGATCCAACGTAAATGTTTTGGAATCGATGCTTCAGCAAGCACTCCCATGGCCATTTCAAGCCCATTACAAATAGCAATCACATGAACCGTGCCTATGTGATTTTGTACCCGCCATCTCTTACGTAAGTAACATTCGCAGTAATTTAATTTCAGCGTTTTTATTAAAGGCGAAATGGTAGCAAAATAAGGTGCGCGAAACCCTATCACAACTGAAAAAAACCAACGACCTAAAGGATAATTGGTTAGCTTTTTATACAGTTT contains:
- a CDS encoding electron transfer flavoprotein subunit alpha/FixB family protein, whose translation is MAILVLAEHDNDTLKAETAKTVAAAKAIGGETHVLVIGHQCDKVASTAQTLSGVTKVLFVDSAEYQAQLAENLSNVLVDIAADYEYILAAASTTGKDVLPRVAALLDVAQLSEVVEVISSDTFVRPVYAGNALATVQSHDDKKVMTVRGSAFDAVANDGSAELMTLSYSTAATTEFVSQELTVSERPELASAGVIVSGGRGMGNGENFVMLEQLADKLGAAVGASRAAVDAGFVPNDMQVGQTGKIVAPDLYIAVGISGAIQHLAGMKDSKIIVAINKDPEAPIFQVADYGLEADLFKVLPELIESL
- a CDS encoding electron transfer flavoprotein subunit beta/FixA family protein translates to MKVLVPVKRVVDANVKVRVNADNTKVDTANLKMAINPFCEIAVEEAVRLKEAGVATEVVVVSIGPKVVQEQIRTAMALGADRGIQVEANEELVPLSLAKILKALQDKEQAGLVIMGKQSIDGDNNQTGQMLAALTGMPQATFASEVKVEGDKVTVTREVDGGLQTLSMPMPAVVTSDLRLNEPRYAKLPDIMKSKRKPLEVVTLDDLGVTLKQHQTVLKVNAPAARQAGVMVSSVEELVQKLQNEAKVI
- a CDS encoding phytanoyl-CoA dioxygenase family protein, with the translated sequence MSKFMMFHPESKHVDINNFFKEHGYAVIERFYASDECDQLIERMKGIVDKQSQDNLGVFYTIHDEEHNKNKHLFDSGDKISLFLEKGFDAKTSRNNLFHKLNKVGHALHDIDPIFSQFSRKPALAKLSKALGIKKPLLVQSMFIFKSPKVGGEVVPHQDGSFLYTEPESVIGFWVALEDATIKNGCLMISDKGHFSPLRQRFRKVNNESVMEQTCNEEFPEVDLALEVKKGSLVLLHGRLPHRSCANMSEKSRYAYAVHVIDGHCHYLDDNWLTRPTSMPFVGF
- a CDS encoding DUF805 domain-containing protein; translated protein: MDHFIGCLKKYADFTGRARRQEYWMYALVYVVLYVVIGIVDSILGSTILSIVFSLGLLLPSIAVAARRLHDTGRSGWWQLLGLIPIIGWIVLLIFYVQDSHEDNEYGSNPKSVG
- a CDS encoding hotdog fold domain-containing protein: MSSTSSPNPSAIQSPPNKVLKLYKKLTNYPLGRWFFSVVIGFRAPYFATISPLIKTLKLNYCECYLRKRWRVQNHIGTVHVIAICNGLEMAMGVLAEASIPKHLRWIPKGMSLDYTAKAGTDIRCVAEVRDAWQAGDLLVYVTAYDKDNVIVVKGVIKLWVSEKPVT